A stretch of DNA from Thiomicrospira sp. XS5:
TCGTCCTTGACCTCTTCCTTGGTTTTACGTTCACCGGAAATGGTCAGACGGTTTTCTTTGACCTCAACGTGGATATCACTTTTTTTCACACCGGGTAAATCCACTTCGATGTGATAAGCGTAATCCCCTTCTCGTGTATTGACGGTCGGTGAAAACCCGGCCACATTCGATTCCGTGGGTTTCGGCATCATTTTTTGCAGCCGGTTTTCCAAATCCCGCAATTCACGAAACGGTTCCAACGTTCTTAAAAACATACTCATCGCACAACCCTCCTTTCAAAGAGAACAATACAACTTTCATTCAACGGTTATATGGGGCTAAGAAATTGTTATTCAAGTCTTTTCAATAAAAAAACCGTACCGCTGAAATATGACAAAATGCCGGACGCACGTCAATACCTTTTAAGCCTTTTTACTTAATACACATCAAGTTTTCAAAACAACCAGGCCTGGCCGGTTTTACGCTACCGCTCGCATTAAATTGACTACGGCAATATACAATGAAGCCCAGGCACTGATCACGGTGTTTAAAGGTCAATGGGTGGTGCACCGTTAATCAAGTGAAAACGCGAATACTTTTTATTCTGAAAGGCGCTCGCAACGCCCTGTTTTATCAGCGTTTTAAGCGGATATTTCTTAAAAAACCTTACCGGCTGTGGTAGAGTTAAGGTAACTTTTTATTATGGTCAATAAACATGATAAATATAATAAAAGCCGTATTGCTAAGCGGTCTGATCGCACTCTCAGGTTGCGCCGAAAAACCCGATAAGACACTCAACATCATTGCCAATTCCTGGATCGGTTATTCGCCTTTATTCTATGCCAAGGAAAAAGGCTGGCTTGATGAACACGACATCCGTCTTTCCAGCGTGGTTTCGCTCGGTGAAAGCCTGCACATTTACCAGTCTGCCAAATACGATGTCTTCGCCGGCACGCAATACGAATACCAGACCGCCTACCAAGATGACCCAACAGTGGTTCCGTTCTTACTGTTGGACCGTTCCAATGGCGGGGATATGATTATGGGGAATCGCTCACTGGACAGCATTCAAGCCGAAAGCAACCCCATCAATGTCTACCTGGAAATCAACAGCATCAATTACCCGGTTTTCAACGATTTTATCCGCCAACACCAGTTGGAAAACAAACACTTCAATTACATCAACAGCGACCAGCTCAAACTGCAATCCGATGCCATCAATGGCACCGAACCCACTTTGGTCGTCACCTACACCCCATACAACCATGAACTGGAAGATCAAGGTTTTCAAGCCTTGGCCTCCACAGCGGACAGCTTAAATCTGCTGGTGTTGGACGGGCTGTTTACCACCGAAAAACGTTACCAACAACACAAAGGCCAGCTGCTGTCCTTGAAAACACTGGTGAATCGAGCCATTCAAGCCCTGCATGATGATCCGCAGGAATATTACGACAAGGTCAAACCTTACCTGGTGAACAGCAGTTTCGAAGACTTCAAAACCAGCTTGAACACCATTGAATGGTTAAATGGCGGCATTTCACCTGCTTTGCAAAAACGCTTGGATGAAGCCAACTTTCCAACGAGGGATCTGCTGTAAATGATCTCGATCCGCCGTTTTTTCATCACCGCCATTGTGACACTCGTTTTGGTGTTTTACAGCGTATTCCTCTATTATTTTCTGGACGACCAGCAAAAGAAAACCGACCTGATACTGGAAAACATTCGCCATGATTTGTCGGAGACGGCTTACATCATTTCCACCGAAATGCCCCACCCGAGAGACCTACGCGAATTTAAATCGTTCCTACATCGCAAAGTCGCCAACAACCCATTGGTTTCAGCCATGGCCATCGCTTCCGGTAGCCAAATACTGCTGACCACGGAAAACAACATCCGCACCACACCTTCGGAAGATCAGACCCAGGAAAAACTGAACGGCTTATCCACCCGTGAAATGCTGCGTTACGACATTTACGAAACCGATATTCCTTACTTCATACAAAACCAGCCCGCCCATTTCAATTTGTACTTGTACGTTGATAAACCGTATTTAGAAAACTATTTCGCCGAAAACACCACCAATTCACTGCTGTTTTTCGGGGTCATTCCGCTGCTGTTACTCGGGTTATTATGGGGACTGCTCAAACGCTTCGTCACCTCGCCGCTGGAGCTGTTACGTCAGTACGCTTATTACCAATCGGAAGTTCCGAAACGCTTCAAACTGCGCGAGCTGGAATACATCCGCGCTTCCATGGTACAAACCTTCACCCGCCTGGACGAAGAAAAAAGCGAACTCTACCGCCTGGCCCGAACCGACAACCTCTCCGGCCTCGCCAACCGAAATCACTTGAATGAGCGCCTGAACTGGCTAATTTCCGAATTTTCCCGTTCCGGACAGGAGTTCGCCCTGTTGTTCATGGATCTGGATAACTTCAAAACCGTCAACGACACCCTTGGCCATGAGATCGGTGACAAACTGCTGCGCAACGTTTCCAGTCTCATCAAACAAGTGCTACGCGAATACGACATCATCGCCCGCGTCGGCGGCGACGAATTTATCATCGTCGTCAACCACCACGGCAACGAACATGAACTCGTCAATATCATTCAACGCGTCATCGAAAAAATCAGCGAAGTGCATTTGGTGGACAACCACCCGGTCAAAGTTTCCGCCAGTGTCGGGGTCGTGCTCTACCCAAAAGATGGCCAAACCATCACCGCGCTCATGAAAAACGCCGACATCGCCATGTACGACGCCAAAAACGCCGGCAAAAACCAGTTCAAATTCTTCACCGAATCCCTGCATCAGCAACTGGTGCATGAAATCGAGTTGGAAAACAACATGCAACGCGCATTGGACAACGACGAATTCGAGCTTTACTACCAACCGAAAATTTCCGTCACCACCGGCAAAGTGACCGGTGCCGAAGCATTGGTTCGTTGGAACGACCCGCAAAGAGGGTTGGTGACACCCAACCATTTCATTCCCGCCGCGGAAAAATCCGGTTTAATGGTGCCGCTCGGCGACTGGGTACTGGAAACGGCGGTTCATCAGCAAATCGATTGGAAAAAGCGTGGATTGGGCGACTTTCAGGTGTCCGTCAACCTGTCGCCGGTGCAACTGATCAACAACAATTTTGAAGGAAAGCTGAACCGACTGATTCAGGAAAGCGGTATCACGCCGAGCAAGCTTGATGTGGAAATGACCGAATCGCAGTTCATGGAAAACTCCGAGCAAAACCTCAGCCTGTTGCACGCCATCCAGCAAAAAGGCATTTCCATCTCGCTGGACGACTTCGGCACCGGTTATTCATCGCTGGCGTATTTGAAAAAATTCCCGATCAACACCCTGAAAATCGACAAAACCTTTATGGACGATTACGACACCGAATCCGGTGCGATTTTCATCGAAACCATTATCAAAATTGCTCAAACATTGGACTTGGATGTGGTGGCCGAAGGCATCGAACATCCGGAACAATTGGATTATCTGGTGAAGACGGGCTGCGAAACCTATCAAGGCTTCTTCTGTTCGCGGCCATTGCCGGCGAAGGAATTTGAAAAGTTTCTGACGATGGAAAAGGCTTGCTGTCACTGACCCGGCCGCTCATCCAAAAACGCCCAGGCCTGGCGGATTTGGCTATTGACTCAAGTCGATAAATAACGTGAACGAATTGCCTGAATCAACGGTTTGAACATGTCGGGCGTTGTGTCCGCCCCGTCCGAATCCGGTTGCACCAACCACTCAAACAACGTCTGGTCACTTTCCGCCAACAAGGTTTCCAAAATTTCCATTTCCGCGACTTGCGATGGAACTTCCGGGTTTAAATCCCGACAATACGCCGAGAGCAAATGCTCAACTTCGGCATTGCCGCGGCGGCAATTCAATTGCAATCGTTTCCATTGCAGTTGGCGCTGTTCGAGGCTATCCGACATCGTTTCTACCATCGTTCCACCGTTCCCCTCAATCCAACTGCTTTTCAACCATCAGACTTTTCAACTCATTGATGGCCTGACTCGGGTTTAACCCTTTCGGGCAACTGGCGGTGCAATTCTGGATATTACGGCAGCGAAAGGTCTTAAACGGATCGTCCAAGGTTTCCAATCGTTCGCGCGTGGTGATGTCGCGGCTGTCCACCACAAAACGCCGCGCCGCCAACAAGGCGGCCGGGCCGTGAAACTTATCCGGGTTCCACCAGAAAGACGGGCAACTGGTCGCACAACAACCGCACAGAATGCATTCGTAACTGCCATCAAGCTTTTCCCGCTCTTCGGGGCTTTGCAGAAATTCATGGTCCAAATCAACGTTTTGACCAGGCCTGGTCGCTTTCAGAAAAGGGTCCACCGCGCGGTAATGGTCGTAAAACAATTCCATGTCGATAATCAAATCGCGAATCACCGGCAAGCCCGGTAACGGTTTCAACACCACCGGATCGCGTAGGCTGGACATTCGCGTAATGCAGCTCAAATGGTTCTCGCCGTTGACGTTCATGCCGTCCGAGCCGCACACGCCTTCCTTGCAGGAACTGCGAAACGCCAGTGTCGGATCCTGTTCGCGCAGTTTATCCAGCGCTTCCAGCAACATCATGTCGTCGCGAATCTCCGCATCCGGCAACTCATAATCCTGCATGTAAGGCTGCTCATCGACTTCCGGGTTGTAACGATAAATGGAAAACCGCATTGTTTTGTCCTTCTGTTTAGTACACGCGAGGCTTGGGTTCGAATCCGGTCACGGTCAACGGCGTGACGCACACCGGCTTATAACGCAAACGATGGCCGTCCAGAAAATACAGGCTGTGCTGCAACCAGTTTTCGTCGTCGCGCTCGGTAAAGTCCACGCGGGAATGCGCGCCGCGACTTTCCGTTCGTTCAATCGCGGAATGCACGGTCGCATACGCCAGCGTCATCAGGTTTTCCAACTCCAGCGCTTCCATGCGCTCCAGGTTGAACGCCCGGCTGCGGTCATGCAACACCGCTTCATCCAAACGCTGTTGAATCGGCTCCAAGGCTTCAATCAACGCCTGCATGGATTCCTGATTGCGGAAAACCCCGCAACCTTCCTGCATGGCGACTTGCAAATCGTGTTTGATGGCGGCAATGGATTCCTTACGCTCATGCGCCGGTGCTTCCCATTTGTTCAGCCGCGCTTCCACCGGTGCCAAATCCAATTGGCGGTCAAAATTTCGGTCGGACTTCTGCAAATTCAGCACCCGCTCGATTTCCTTGGCGGCGGCCCGTCCGAACACGACGATGTCCAATAAAGAATTCCCGCCCAAGCGGTTCGCACCGTGCACCGACACGCAAGCGCATTCGCCCACCGCATACAGGCCCGGCACACTGACTGCCTGACCGCTGTCGTCCAGCGTCTGCACCTGACCGTGGAAATTGGTCGGAATGCCGCCCATCATATAATGCGCGGTCGGGTACACCGGAATCGGGTCGTCGCACATATCCAAGCCCAAAAACGTCAAACCGATGTCGCGAATGCCCGGCAAACGCTTTTTAATCATCTCCGAATCGAGATGAGTCAAATCCAGCAACACATGGTCTTTATTCGGGCCGCAGCCGCGTCCTTCTTTCACCTCGATGGCAATGGCGCGTGACACCACATCCCGCGACGCCAAATCCTTCACATGCGGCGCATAACGCACCATAAAGGCTTCGCCGTCGGCATTGCGCAACACGCCGCCTTCACCCCGCGCCGCTTCCGACAACAACATGCCTTTGTTCGCCACGCCGGTCGGGTGGAATTGCCAGAACTCCATGTCCTGCAACGGCAAGCCTGCACGCAACACCATCGCCAAACCATCGCCGGTGTTGATTTTGGCGTTGGTATTGGTTTTGAATAGCTGGCAAGCGCCGCCTGTGGCCACCATCACCGCGTGAGCGCGTAGCAACTGATACTCGCCGTTTTGCAGGTTCATCACCACCATGCCGCCGATCTGGCCAACTTCATCCTTGACCAAATCCACCGCAAAGAATTCATCGAAAAAGGTCGTGCCCGCCTGAATATTCTGCTGATACAGGGTTTGCAAAATGGCATGTCCGGTACGGTCTGCCGCCGCGCAAGTGCGCGTGGCCTGACTTTCGCCGAAGTTGCGGCTTTGACCGCCGAAAGGCCGTTGGTAAATTTTGCCTTGCTCGGTGCGGGAAAACGGCACCCCGAAATGTTCCAACTCGCGCACGATTTCCGTGGCTTCCCGGCACATGAATTCAATGGCATCCTGATCGCCCAGATAATCACTGCCCTTGACGGTATCGTACATATGCCAATGCCAGTTATCCTCGGTCAAGTTGCCCAAGGCCGCATTAATGCCGCCCTGCGCCGCCACCGTATGCGACCGGGTCGGAAACACTTTCGACACCACCGCCACGCGTAAATCCGACTTGGCCAATTGCAACGCGGCCCGAAGCCCCGCGCCCCCGGCTCCGACAATCACCGCATCAAAATGAAAGGTATCGACCTGCTGCAATGAAACCATTTCGCCTCTCTTCTCTTTATTCTTTAAAATCTCAGCTCGCAACCAACTGCATGGCTAAAAACACGCCATCGGCCAACACCAACAACCACACCAAGGCCCAAAGCCACAAACCGGCTTGCAAGGCTCTGCGCGGCAGATAATCCAGCAACACATCCCGCAACCCGACCCAGGCGTGTACCATTAACAGCCCGAAGGCCAGCAGAGACGGCCACAAAAACAGCCAATGCGACATCGCCGCTTGCACCTGCGCGACCGATTCCGTCGGCGCTTGCCACCAATACAACGCCGCCAAAGGGAAATACACCATCAAATACCAGGCGCTGAACCGTTGCCAAACATGCGCTCTCAAGCCGGATAACACATTCATAACCAGACTCCCGCAAAAATCACCACCGCCCCAACGGCAAACAGCGCCAATAACAGCCGGCCGGATTGCCGCCCTTTTTGCGGCTGGCTTTGCCATTGAAAGGCATTATGTTCCATCATCAAATGCCGTACCCCGGCCAACCAGTGGAACCACAAACTCACGGCGGCAAAAAACCAAATCAATTGCCCCAGCGGATGCGTCAGGGCTTGCAAGGTGTCCGCTCTTTGTTCGGGAAACAAAACCCACAGATTCAACCAGGCCAGGCCGGTCAACAGGAACAACAACAGTCCCACTCCGGTGATGCGGTGCAAAATAGAAAGAATGGCGTTTAACGGAAAGCGAAAGGCGAACAGCTTGAGGTAAACGGGGCGTTTGCCGGGATGGCGATACATAAAGGAACTCCTACCTTTTTACGGCCGCTTCGTAGCGCCGTCGCGTTCATCCCCCGCGAATGACCGGAGGCATGACTGTCCATGAGATAATTCCAAGTATACTCCATACCCAAAATAAGGTTAACCCCACGATTTATAAAATTCACCAGGCCTGGTGATATTGTGTTTTTTACGTATTTCAAATAGAAAAGGAAAAATGGATAGGGTAAGATTGAAATCATCGTGCACTTATAAAAAAACAAAATAAGGAAATATAAATTTGAACTGACGGTTATCTGAACCGTTAATCAAAAGGATAATTAGTGAATAATATTGATATAGGATACGTTATAACGTTTGTTCTCCTTGCCTATGTGACCTTATTGATAATCGGCTGGAAATATATTCAAGTAAAAAAAGCCGCGACGGAAAAGAAAAAAAATGAATTCATGAGCGCTTTAATAAAATCTTTAGAGTCATCAGCAATACACTCTCTTAAAGACGTACAGGATTTATATTTAGCTCATTTTGGACTTGAAGATATTTTGTTTGTCGAGCATGACAAAATCGGACTTTTTCTCAGAAAAATTAAGCTGCACTTTTCAACCCACCCAACGTCAGGACACCTTACTCGTAAAGATTTACTCGAACATGTCAATAGTTTGTTATTGGAATCCGAAAGTGAAGTAAAAAAAGAAAAAGAAAAAGCACCATTCATGGGGGTTCCTACACCTGAAAGAAACTACCTAGAAGATATTTTAGAAATCACCAAACCAGAAGACAAAGCCCTATATAAACAACGATTAGATGATCTCGCCGCATCAATTAAAGTGAGACAAGAAACTACTGAAACGCTAACAAAAGAGCAGTCCGACTCACTTAATTGGACAAAAAGAGGCTTATACGCAACTATTATATTCTCAGCTATATCAATAGGGCTTACTGTTTGGCTTTCAGGCACATTCAATATACATTAGAAGCATATTCGACGGCCTACGGAGATAACCCAAAAGCCTAGGAAACCATCAATGATTGATTTTACGAGTATTTACAACAATATTTTAATAGCTGTACTGTCTCCTGCTTTATTCGCTATTGGCTACTTATATCGTTCAAGGAAAGAGAACCTAAAAAATAGGAAAATAGCGCTCTATATACTTCTTGAAATTTGGCATAGAATTTCGATTTTTTACAAAAAAAATTTCGATGATGTATTCGATCAAATAGTTAGTGAAATAAAAGAACAATTTCCCAGAGAAGATATATCGGAAAATGAAATTCGCGAATCTAAAAACTATTTCACACCGATACTAATGGAAAAAGTTAGAGAAATGGCTCTTTCCGATTTAGATAATTTTCAAGAAAAGTATCAAGAAGCTGTTTCTCTTATTTCTTCTGATGATCCGATTTTTGCATATAAAATAGGCTCTGCAAGTGAGACAAAGAAGTTTTTGAAGTTTCTTGATTCTTATTTAGAAAAATCATTTTCACCAATAGAAGAAAATGATATTGGCAATAAATTATCTCAATCACTTAAAACCAACATGACAAGACATGCTGAGCTAAGAGCTATAAAAGATCTTGAAACTGACATTAAAAAACTTTCTTTTAAAGTAAGTCTCTCCACTTATTTATCTTCCATTTATACAATTAGAACGCGCAGAAAAAAATTAGCAAAACTTAAAAACAGTGAGGTTAAGAATTTAGTTAAAAATATCCTAACTCCAGCAGTAACAGATTTTAATAAGTCAATTTCTCCCTCCGCTAACACACAAAACTGATTGCAGCCGAGATAGATACCTGATCAGCTTGCGTTTTGCAAGAATAGCTTGTCCTGACGGTTATCATCCATAAGACCTAACCCCACCCAAAACTTAATCAAAACCACGTATAAAAATAATTTTCAGGGCATTAAAATTTCCATACTCCATCGCCTATTGAAGGCATGTTATGATGCAGACTCACTACACTACGGAGGCCCCCATGAAAGCATCGGATCTGTTTGTCAAAGCGCTGGAAGCCGAAGGCGTGGAATACGTTTTCGGCATTCCAGGTGAAGAGAACCTGGATTTACTCAATTCCCTCAAAGATTCCCAAATCCAAGTTATCGTCACCCGCCACGAACAGGCCGCCGGCTTCATGGCCGCCACCTATGGCCGCCTTACTGGGATGGCCGGGGTTTGCATGTCCACCCTCGGACCGGGCGCCACCAACCTGGTCACCGCCGCGGCTTACGCCCAACTCGGCGCCATGCCGATGGTGATGATCACCGGGCAAAAACCCGTCAAAACCAACCGACAGGGTCAGTTCCAGATTGTCGATGTGGTGGATATGATGCGCCCCATCACCAAATACACCTGCCAGATTCACAGCGGCCATAACATTCCGGCACGCATCCGCGAAGCCTTCCGTTCCGCCAAGACCGAACGCCCCGGAGCCTCGCATTTGGAATTACCGGAAGACATCGCCCGCGAAGAATCGGATTCGCCGGTGATTCAACAAGGCATGCACCGCCGCCCGCTGGCGGAAGACAAAGCCGTGCGAAATGCGGTGGAAATGATTCAACGCGCCAAGCGTCCGTTGATTATGATTGGCGCCGGCGCCAACCGCAAAACCGCCGGGAAGATGCTGCGCCAATTCATCGACAAGACCGGCATTCCGTTTTTCACCACTCAAATGGGGAAAGGCGTGGTGGACGAACGCCATCATTTGTATCTGGGCTGTGCCGCCCTGTCCGATAACGATTTCGTGCATTGCGCCATCCGCAATACCGATTTGATTATCAATGTCGGTCACGATGTGGTGGAAAAGCCGCCGTTCTTTATGGAACAGGACGGCTTCAAGGTGATTCACATTAACTTCACCAATGCGTCCGTCGACCCGGTGTATTTCCCGCAAGCCGATGTGGTGGGCGATATCGCCAACAGCATTTATCAAATCAAAGAACGCATCGAACGCCAGGACACCTGGAATTTCGACTGTTTTATGGAAGCCAAGCGCCAAATCGACAAAAACCTGTTGGAAGGCACCAACGACGGACGCTTCCCGATGTATCCA
This window harbors:
- a CDS encoding ABC transporter substrate-binding protein, which encodes MINIIKAVLLSGLIALSGCAEKPDKTLNIIANSWIGYSPLFYAKEKGWLDEHDIRLSSVVSLGESLHIYQSAKYDVFAGTQYEYQTAYQDDPTVVPFLLLDRSNGGDMIMGNRSLDSIQAESNPINVYLEINSINYPVFNDFIRQHQLENKHFNYINSDQLKLQSDAINGTEPTLVVTYTPYNHELEDQGFQALASTADSLNLLVLDGLFTTEKRYQQHKGQLLSLKTLVNRAIQALHDDPQEYYDKVKPYLVNSSFEDFKTSLNTIEWLNGGISPALQKRLDEANFPTRDLL
- a CDS encoding succinate dehydrogenase assembly factor 2; protein product: MVETMSDSLEQRQLQWKRLQLNCRRGNAEVEHLLSAYCRDLNPEVPSQVAEMEILETLLAESDQTLFEWLVQPDSDGADTTPDMFKPLIQAIRSRYLST
- the sdhD gene encoding succinate dehydrogenase, hydrophobic membrane anchor protein produces the protein MNVLSGLRAHVWQRFSAWYLMVYFPLAALYWWQAPTESVAQVQAAMSHWLFLWPSLLAFGLLMVHAWVGLRDVLLDYLPRRALQAGLWLWALVWLLVLADGVFLAMQLVAS
- the sdhC gene encoding succinate dehydrogenase, cytochrome b556 subunit, with the translated sequence MYRHPGKRPVYLKLFAFRFPLNAILSILHRITGVGLLLFLLTGLAWLNLWVLFPEQRADTLQALTHPLGQLIWFFAAVSLWFHWLAGVRHLMMEHNAFQWQSQPQKGRQSGRLLLALFAVGAVVIFAGVWL
- a CDS encoding Hsp20/alpha crystallin family protein; its protein translation is MSMFLRTLEPFRELRDLENRLQKMMPKPTESNVAGFSPTVNTREGDYAYHIEVDLPGVKKSDIHVEVKENRLTISGERKTKEEVKDEDYYRVESSYGNFERSFALPDNVDAENVSASSEDGVLEVVLPKKERSAETKKVEVK
- a CDS encoding acetolactate synthase large subunit, translated to MKASDLFVKALEAEGVEYVFGIPGEENLDLLNSLKDSQIQVIVTRHEQAAGFMAATYGRLTGMAGVCMSTLGPGATNLVTAAAYAQLGAMPMVMITGQKPVKTNRQGQFQIVDVVDMMRPITKYTCQIHSGHNIPARIREAFRSAKTERPGASHLELPEDIAREESDSPVIQQGMHRRPLAEDKAVRNAVEMIQRAKRPLIMIGAGANRKTAGKMLRQFIDKTGIPFFTTQMGKGVVDERHHLYLGCAALSDNDFVHCAIRNTDLIINVGHDVVEKPPFFMEQDGFKVIHINFTNASVDPVYFPQADVVGDIANSIYQIKERIERQDTWNFDCFMEAKRQIDKNLLEGTNDGRFPMYPQRVVADIRKVMPDDGMITLDNGIYKIWFARNYLAYQHNTILLDNALATMGAGLPSAIAAKLVYPERRVMAICGDGGFMMNSQEMDTAVRLKLDLVVVVLNDNAFGMIKWKQANMGFEDYGLDLNNADFVMYAQSYGAKGHRIHKADDLIPTLEGCFEDGGVHLVEIPMDYSENNQILNHDIKELSQAVSEQIKTLL
- the sdhA gene encoding succinate dehydrogenase flavoprotein subunit, encoding MVSLQQVDTFHFDAVIVGAGGAGLRAALQLAKSDLRVAVVSKVFPTRSHTVAAQGGINAALGNLTEDNWHWHMYDTVKGSDYLGDQDAIEFMCREATEIVRELEHFGVPFSRTEQGKIYQRPFGGQSRNFGESQATRTCAAADRTGHAILQTLYQQNIQAGTTFFDEFFAVDLVKDEVGQIGGMVVMNLQNGEYQLLRAHAVMVATGGACQLFKTNTNAKINTGDGLAMVLRAGLPLQDMEFWQFHPTGVANKGMLLSEAARGEGGVLRNADGEAFMVRYAPHVKDLASRDVVSRAIAIEVKEGRGCGPNKDHVLLDLTHLDSEMIKKRLPGIRDIGLTFLGLDMCDDPIPVYPTAHYMMGGIPTNFHGQVQTLDDSGQAVSVPGLYAVGECACVSVHGANRLGGNSLLDIVVFGRAAAKEIERVLNLQKSDRNFDRQLDLAPVEARLNKWEAPAHERKESIAAIKHDLQVAMQEGCGVFRNQESMQALIEALEPIQQRLDEAVLHDRSRAFNLERMEALELENLMTLAYATVHSAIERTESRGAHSRVDFTERDDENWLQHSLYFLDGHRLRYKPVCVTPLTVTGFEPKPRVY
- a CDS encoding bifunctional diguanylate cyclase/phosphodiesterase produces the protein MISIRRFFITAIVTLVLVFYSVFLYYFLDDQQKKTDLILENIRHDLSETAYIISTEMPHPRDLREFKSFLHRKVANNPLVSAMAIASGSQILLTTENNIRTTPSEDQTQEKLNGLSTREMLRYDIYETDIPYFIQNQPAHFNLYLYVDKPYLENYFAENTTNSLLFFGVIPLLLLGLLWGLLKRFVTSPLELLRQYAYYQSEVPKRFKLRELEYIRASMVQTFTRLDEEKSELYRLARTDNLSGLANRNHLNERLNWLISEFSRSGQEFALLFMDLDNFKTVNDTLGHEIGDKLLRNVSSLIKQVLREYDIIARVGGDEFIIVVNHHGNEHELVNIIQRVIEKISEVHLVDNHPVKVSASVGVVLYPKDGQTITALMKNADIAMYDAKNAGKNQFKFFTESLHQQLVHEIELENNMQRALDNDEFELYYQPKISVTTGKVTGAEALVRWNDPQRGLVTPNHFIPAAEKSGLMVPLGDWVLETAVHQQIDWKKRGLGDFQVSVNLSPVQLINNNFEGKLNRLIQESGITPSKLDVEMTESQFMENSEQNLSLLHAIQQKGISISLDDFGTGYSSLAYLKKFPINTLKIDKTFMDDYDTESGAIFIETIIKIAQTLDLDVVAEGIEHPEQLDYLVKTGCETYQGFFCSRPLPAKEFEKFLTMEKACCH
- a CDS encoding succinate dehydrogenase iron-sulfur subunit; this encodes MRFSIYRYNPEVDEQPYMQDYELPDAEIRDDMMLLEALDKLREQDPTLAFRSSCKEGVCGSDGMNVNGENHLSCITRMSSLRDPVVLKPLPGLPVIRDLIIDMELFYDHYRAVDPFLKATRPGQNVDLDHEFLQSPEEREKLDGSYECILCGCCATSCPSFWWNPDKFHGPAALLAARRFVVDSRDITTRERLETLDDPFKTFRCRNIQNCTASCPKGLNPSQAINELKSLMVEKQLD